The proteins below are encoded in one region of Pelagibacterium flavum:
- a CDS encoding DUF2147 domain-containing protein has protein sequence MTAPTLAQEQFNPIGLWEPDNKESRYEFSYCGENGDRLCAELIWIQEDKQDARNTKYLNTYMFKNARHVRLNQWQGTVTLEGFNIGGTVTQTNNNTMRLEACALFVICENIRLRRVQ, from the coding sequence ATGACCGCTCCAACTTTGGCGCAGGAACAGTTCAACCCCATCGGCTTGTGGGAGCCCGACAACAAGGAGTCGCGCTACGAATTTTCCTATTGCGGGGAAAATGGCGACCGGCTGTGCGCGGAGCTGATCTGGATCCAGGAGGACAAGCAGGACGCGCGCAACACCAAATATCTCAACACCTACATGTTCAAAAATGCGCGGCACGTCCGGCTCAACCAGTGGCAGGGAACGGTGACGCTGGAGGGGTTCAATATCGGGGGTACTGTGACCCAGACCAACAACAACACCATGCGGCTCGAAGCCTGCGCGTTGTTTGTGATCTGCGAGAACATACGGCTCAGGCGGGTTCAGTAG
- a CDS encoding DMT family transporter — MSRSLALFCLLLATAIWGFAFIAQKSAMEAMGPLTFTGARFLLGGLLILPLALREDARQPQRLTGRQWALIVFMSLNFFGGAILQQYGLLFTTVTNSGFLTGLYVLFVPVILLFVFRQPPHKVIWLGVPVALIGLFLLNGARLDRLNTGDGLVIGSAVFWALHVLLLGYLARETARPIFISSMSFVIAGLLGSVGALAFEAPTLSALSASWIEILYAGALSTAVGFTLQAVGQQHVPPANAAIILSAESLFAALGGAIILGERLEIIGYFGVAMIFAAVLLVELLPNLRRRSATEPA; from the coding sequence ATGTCCCGCTCGCTTGCGCTTTTCTGCCTGCTTCTGGCCACCGCCATCTGGGGCTTTGCCTTTATCGCCCAGAAATCGGCAATGGAGGCCATGGGACCACTCACCTTCACCGGCGCGCGGTTCCTGCTTGGCGGTCTGTTGATCCTGCCGCTTGCCCTGCGCGAAGACGCTCGCCAGCCGCAACGGCTGACGGGACGGCAGTGGGCGCTCATTGTCTTTATGAGCCTCAACTTCTTTGGCGGCGCCATCCTCCAGCAATATGGCCTGCTGTTCACAACGGTCACCAATTCAGGCTTCCTGACCGGGCTCTATGTGCTCTTCGTACCGGTCATCCTCCTTTTCGTTTTCCGCCAGCCACCCCACAAGGTCATCTGGCTCGGCGTGCCCGTTGCCCTGATCGGCCTGTTTCTTCTCAACGGCGCCCGGCTCGACCGTCTCAACACCGGCGACGGACTCGTCATTGGCAGCGCCGTCTTCTGGGCGCTGCACGTCTTGCTGCTGGGCTATCTGGCGCGCGAAACGGCCCGACCCATTTTCATATCGTCCATGAGCTTTGTGATTGCCGGCTTGCTGGGCAGCGTGGGTGCCCTCGCCTTCGAGGCTCCGACACTCTCTGCGCTTTCTGCCAGCTGGATCGAAATCCTCTACGCGGGGGCTCTTTCCACAGCCGTGGGCTTCACCCTTCAGGCCGTCGGCCAGCAGCATGTTCCGCCGGCCAATGCCGCCATCATCCTCTCGGCCGAAAGCCTGTTCGCAGCGCTGGGCGGCGCGATCATCCTGGGCGAACGACTGGAAATCATCGGCTATTTCGGCGTCGCCATGATCTTTGCGGCCGTGCTGCTGGTCGAACTGCTGCCCAACCTCAGGCGACGGTCGGCTACTGAACCCGCCTGA
- a CDS encoding CBS domain-containing protein, protein MFVESILTIKGSDVVTVPSDSTIGDLIATLARHNIGAVVVVDNDKVEGIISERDIVRHLAGSAEGFRAKPVSTLMTRAPKTCSRSDTVDHAMNIMSQGRFRHLPVVEDGRLIGIISIGDVVKRKIEEAEQEAGALREYIAS, encoded by the coding sequence ATGTTTGTTGAATCGATCCTGACCATCAAGGGTAGCGACGTCGTGACGGTCCCGTCCGACTCCACCATTGGCGATTTGATCGCCACTCTGGCCCGCCACAATATCGGTGCCGTCGTCGTGGTCGACAATGACAAGGTCGAAGGCATCATTTCAGAGCGCGACATTGTCCGCCATCTTGCCGGCAGCGCCGAGGGTTTCCGCGCCAAGCCCGTCTCTACCCTGATGACCCGCGCACCCAAGACCTGCTCGCGCTCCGACACTGTCGATCATGCCATGAACATCATGTCCCAGGGCCGTTTCCGCCACTTGCCTGTCGTTGAAGACGGTCGGCTTATCGGCATCATCTCGATTGGCGACGTGGTCAAGCGCAAGATCGAGGAGGCCGAGCAGGAAGCCGGCGCGCTGCGCGAATATATAGCGAGCTGA
- a CDS encoding pyridoxal phosphate-dependent aminotransferase — translation MGLISDALSRVQPSATVGITQLARQMAQAGKDVIALSAGEPDFDTPEHVRKAAIEAIERGETRYTNVEGIAELKEAVAAKFRRDNGLDVSADECFVSAGGKQIIFNALMATLNSGDEVVVPVPYWVSYPEIVRLAGAEPVFAQASQETGFKLTPQALEAAISDKTKWLILNTPSNPSGAAYTEQELAGLAAVLMKHPHVHILTDDIYEVLVYDGRKFATIAQVEPRLMARTVTMNGVSKSHAMTGWRIGYCTGPKEILRAMLKLQSQSTTNPPSISQWAAVEALNGPQEFLAGWRETFQKRRDYVVGRLNALEGLECLTPEGAFYVFPSCKGLIGKTSAGGRRLATDEDVVMALLEENGVALVHGSAFGLPGHFRISYAASDEDLGKAMDRIEAFCAGVY, via the coding sequence ATGGGACTTATTTCGGATGCCCTGTCGCGCGTTCAGCCTTCTGCGACCGTGGGGATCACCCAGCTTGCACGCCAGATGGCGCAGGCGGGAAAGGATGTTATCGCGCTTTCGGCGGGAGAGCCTGATTTCGATACGCCCGAACATGTGCGCAAGGCGGCCATCGAGGCCATCGAGCGCGGCGAAACCCGCTACACCAATGTCGAGGGGATTGCCGAGCTCAAAGAGGCGGTGGCGGCCAAATTCCGGCGCGACAACGGGCTCGATGTGTCGGCCGATGAGTGTTTCGTTTCGGCGGGCGGCAAGCAGATCATCTTCAATGCGTTGATGGCCACGCTCAACTCCGGCGACGAGGTGGTGGTGCCTGTGCCCTACTGGGTGAGCTACCCCGAAATCGTGCGGCTGGCGGGCGCCGAGCCGGTTTTCGCGCAGGCGAGCCAGGAGACGGGGTTCAAGCTGACGCCGCAGGCGTTGGAAGCGGCGATTTCCGACAAGACCAAGTGGCTGATTCTGAATACGCCGTCGAACCCTTCGGGCGCTGCTTATACCGAGCAAGAACTGGCCGGGTTGGCGGCGGTGCTGATGAAGCACCCGCACGTTCATATCCTCACCGACGATATCTACGAGGTTCTGGTCTATGACGGGCGCAAATTTGCGACGATCGCCCAAGTGGAGCCACGCCTGATGGCGCGGACTGTCACCATGAACGGGGTGTCGAAATCCCATGCCATGACGGGCTGGCGCATAGGGTATTGCACGGGGCCGAAGGAGATCCTTAGGGCCATGCTCAAGCTCCAAAGCCAGTCAACGACCAACCCGCCCTCTATTTCGCAATGGGCAGCCGTCGAGGCGCTCAACGGGCCGCAGGAGTTTCTCGCCGGGTGGCGCGAGACGTTTCAGAAGCGGCGCGATTATGTGGTTGGGCGTCTCAATGCGCTCGAGGGTCTCGAGTGCCTGACGCCTGAAGGCGCGTTCTATGTGTTTCCTTCATGCAAGGGGCTGATCGGCAAGACCAGCGCGGGGGGACGCAGGCTGGCGACCGACGAGGACGTGGTCATGGCGCTGCTGGAAGAGAACGGGGTTGCGCTTGTGCATGGTTCGGCTTTCGGGCTGCCGGGGCACTTCCGTATTTCCTATGCAGCTTCGGACGAGGACCTGGGCAAAGCCATGGACCGGATCGAGGCGTTCTGCGCGGGGGTGTATTAG
- a CDS encoding LysR family transcriptional regulator yields the protein MGMLDWDKLRIFHVAAESGSFTHSAEKLGMSQSAVSRQISALEEDLGLKLFIRHARGLVLTEVGEQLFRTAHRMAWELQSVQAQMTESQDVPTGPLLVTTTVGFGSTWLTKRIHEFVTLYPTIQLEIKLNDAELDLAMREADVAIRLHRPNQSEMIQRKLFTVHFHIYAAESYLAENGTPNSIEDLDGHKIITFGEPSPSYLGDVNFLERIGRPDNSPRRTTLKVNAIYGMMQACRQGIGIAMLPDYITEEEPSLKRILDDVDLPEFETYFVYPPALKSSKRVGVFRDFLVEKARDWQY from the coding sequence ATGGGGATGCTCGACTGGGACAAGCTGCGCATATTCCATGTCGCCGCCGAATCGGGAAGCTTCACCCATTCGGCCGAAAAGCTCGGAATGTCCCAATCAGCCGTCTCGAGGCAGATTTCCGCGCTTGAAGAAGACCTTGGCCTCAAGCTTTTCATCCGCCACGCCCGCGGCCTCGTTCTGACCGAAGTGGGCGAACAGCTTTTCCGCACGGCACATCGCATGGCCTGGGAACTGCAATCGGTGCAGGCCCAGATGACCGAAAGCCAGGACGTGCCCACCGGGCCGCTTCTGGTGACCACCACCGTAGGGTTCGGCTCTACCTGGCTGACCAAGCGCATCCACGAATTCGTGACGCTCTATCCCACCATCCAGCTTGAGATCAAGCTCAACGACGCCGAACTCGATCTGGCCATGCGCGAGGCTGACGTTGCCATCCGCCTGCACCGGCCCAACCAGTCGGAAATGATCCAGCGCAAGCTGTTCACCGTCCACTTCCATATCTACGCCGCCGAAAGCTATCTCGCCGAGAACGGCACCCCAAACTCGATCGAAGACCTCGACGGCCACAAGATCATCACCTTCGGTGAACCGTCCCCCTCCTATTTGGGCGATGTGAATTTTCTCGAGCGCATCGGGCGCCCCGACAACTCCCCGCGCCGTACCACACTCAAGGTCAACGCGATCTACGGCATGATGCAGGCCTGCCGGCAGGGAATCGGCATCGCCATGCTTCCCGATTACATCACCGAAGAGGAACCCAGCCTCAAACGGATCCTCGATGACGTCGACCTGCCTGAATTCGAGACCTATTTCGTCTATCCCCCTGCCTTGAAAAGCTCTAAGCGCGTTGGCGTGTTCCGCGACTTCCTCGTCGAAAAGGCCCGCGACTGGCAGTACTAA
- the trxB gene encoding thioredoxin-disulfide reductase, translating to MHAKTIIIGSGPAGYTAAIYAARAMLEPLMIAGMQPGGQLTITTDVENYPGFADPIQGPWLVEQMRAQAEHMGTKIENDLIVDVDFNTRPFRLTGDSGKIYTADSVVIATGAQAKWLGLPTEEKFKGFGVSACATCDGFFYRDKTVLVIGGGNTAVEEALFLTNFASKVIIAHRRDQFTAEKIMQQRLFKHPKIEVRWNTVLDEVKGDNMPPSVRSAVLRDVTTDQTHEIEVDGIFVAIGHAPATEIFNGKLEMKHGGYIVTAPDSTTTSVPGVFAAGDVTDDVYRQAVTAAGMGCMAALEAERYLAAHEMAEAAE from the coding sequence ATGCACGCCAAGACCATAATCATCGGCTCGGGCCCGGCCGGATATACAGCCGCCATCTACGCCGCCCGCGCCATGCTCGAACCGCTCATGATCGCCGGCATGCAGCCGGGCGGTCAGCTCACCATCACGACCGACGTTGAAAACTATCCTGGCTTTGCCGACCCCATCCAGGGGCCGTGGCTGGTCGAGCAGATGCGCGCCCAGGCTGAGCATATGGGCACGAAAATCGAAAACGACCTGATCGTCGATGTCGATTTCAACACCCGCCCCTTCCGCCTGACCGGCGATAGCGGCAAGATCTATACTGCCGACAGCGTCGTCATCGCTACTGGCGCCCAGGCCAAATGGCTCGGACTGCCGACAGAGGAAAAGTTCAAGGGGTTCGGCGTTTCCGCCTGCGCCACCTGCGACGGCTTTTTCTATCGCGACAAGACGGTTCTGGTGATCGGTGGTGGCAATACTGCGGTCGAAGAAGCACTGTTTCTGACCAATTTCGCCTCCAAGGTCATCATCGCCCACCGGCGCGACCAGTTTACGGCCGAAAAAATCATGCAGCAGCGCCTGTTCAAGCACCCCAAGATCGAGGTGCGCTGGAACACGGTGCTCGACGAGGTCAAGGGCGACAACATGCCCCCCTCGGTGCGCAGCGCCGTGTTGCGTGATGTTACGACTGATCAGACCCATGAAATTGAAGTCGACGGCATTTTCGTCGCTATCGGCCACGCTCCCGCCACCGAAATCTTCAACGGTAAGCTCGAAATGAAGCATGGCGGCTATATCGTCACCGCGCCCGACAGCACCACAACTTCGGTGCCCGGTGTTTTCGCTGCGGGCGATGTGACCGATGACGTCTATCGTCAGGCGGTAACGGCCGCCGGCATGGGCTGCATGGCCGCGCTCGAAGCCGAGCGTTATCTCGCGGCCCATGAAATGGCTGAAGCCGCCGAATAA
- the greA gene encoding transcription elongation factor GreA: MDKVPMTVAGHAALVAELERRAGVERRAIIEAISEARAHGDLSENAEYHAAKEQQSHNEGRIMEIESMLAMAEIVDVSKLSGSTVKFGATVTMVDEDTDEEKTYQIVGDAEADASAGRISISSPIARALIGKSVGDSIEVTAPGGARGYEILKIAFI, from the coding sequence ATGGACAAGGTCCCCATGACAGTGGCGGGACACGCCGCACTCGTAGCTGAACTTGAACGCCGCGCCGGCGTCGAACGCCGCGCGATCATTGAAGCGATTTCCGAAGCGCGCGCCCACGGCGACCTTTCCGAAAACGCCGAGTACCACGCGGCCAAAGAGCAGCAGAGCCATAACGAGGGCCGTATCATGGAAATTGAATCCATGCTGGCCATGGCCGAGATCGTCGACGTTTCCAAGCTTTCGGGCTCGACGGTCAAGTTCGGCGCGACCGTGACGATGGTCGACGAGGATACCGACGAGGAAAAGACCTACCAGATCGTGGGCGATGCCGAGGCCGATGCCTCGGCCGGCCGCATCTCGATTTCCTCGCCAATCGCCCGTGCCCTGATCGGCAAGTCGGTCGGCGATTCGATCGAAGTGACCGCTCCTGGCGGGGCGCGCGGCTACGAAATCCTCAAGATTGCCTTCATCTGA
- a CDS encoding cold-shock protein: protein MATGTVKWFNTQKGYGFIQPDEGGADVFVHISAVQNSGMTGLDEGQKISYEIVKDKRTGKSAAGNLVAAD, encoded by the coding sequence ATGGCAACCGGCACTGTCAAATGGTTCAACACCCAGAAGGGCTACGGTTTTATCCAGCCCGACGAGGGTGGAGCGGACGTTTTCGTCCACATCTCTGCCGTTCAGAATTCCGGCATGACCGGTCTCGATGAAGGTCAGAAGATTTCCTACGAAATCGTCAAGGACAAGCGCACCGGCAAATCGGCCGCCGGCAACCTGGTCGCTGCCGACTAG
- the ltaE gene encoding low-specificity L-threonine aldolase, with amino-acid sequence MTTRRYDFRSDTVTRPDAGMRAAMAAAPVGDDVYGEDETVIALEARVAELTGKARGMFVPSGTQSNLIALMSHCGRGDEFIAGQDAHAYKYEAGGAAVLGSIQPQPIENAPDGSLPLDKIEGAIKPDDIHFARTRLLALENTIGGKVLPQSYVADAVALARRHGLGTHLDGARIVNAAVASNRSVKELAEGFDSVSVCLSKGLGAPVGSVLVGDADFIGKARRLRKMVGGGMRQAGIIAAAGLYALEHNVSRLADDHARARRLAEGLARHDRLNVDMPQTNIIFLNADESVAKEFADHMAAQGILVSGRYGQQRWVTHKDIGDEAIEAALDAADKFFASL; translated from the coding sequence ATGACGACAAGGCGCTATGATTTTCGTTCCGACACCGTGACACGGCCCGATGCGGGCATGCGCGCGGCAATGGCTGCCGCGCCTGTGGGCGACGACGTCTATGGCGAAGACGAGACTGTCATCGCGCTGGAAGCCAGAGTTGCCGAACTGACGGGTAAAGCAAGGGGAATGTTTGTGCCCTCGGGAACGCAATCGAACCTGATCGCGCTGATGAGCCATTGCGGGCGCGGGGATGAATTCATCGCCGGGCAGGACGCGCATGCCTATAAGTATGAGGCGGGCGGTGCGGCGGTTCTGGGCTCCATCCAACCCCAGCCCATCGAGAATGCGCCAGACGGTTCGCTGCCGCTCGACAAGATCGAGGGGGCCATCAAGCCAGACGACATCCACTTTGCACGCACGCGTCTGCTGGCGCTCGAGAACACGATCGGTGGAAAGGTGCTGCCGCAAAGCTATGTGGCCGATGCTGTTGCGCTGGCCCGGCGGCATGGGCTGGGGACCCATCTCGATGGCGCGCGGATCGTCAATGCGGCGGTGGCCTCGAACCGGAGCGTCAAGGAGTTGGCGGAGGGATTCGACAGTGTCTCGGTGTGCCTGTCCAAGGGCCTCGGGGCTCCGGTCGGCTCGGTGCTGGTGGGGGATGCGGATTTCATCGGCAAAGCCAGGCGGCTGCGCAAGATGGTGGGCGGCGGCATGCGGCAGGCGGGCATCATCGCTGCGGCCGGGCTATACGCGCTCGAGCACAATGTTTCCCGGTTGGCGGACGATCACGCGCGGGCGCGGCGGCTGGCCGAGGGGTTGGCACGGCATGACAGGCTGAATGTCGATATGCCGCAGACCAATATCATCTTTCTCAACGCCGATGAATCTGTAGCAAAGGAGTTTGCCGATCACATGGCGGCGCAGGGGATACTGGTTTCGGGCCGCTATGGGCAGCAGCGCTGGGTGACGCACAAGGATATCGGCGACGAGGCGATAGAGGCAGCACTGGACGCGGCGGATAAATTCTTCGCCAGCCTTTGA
- a CDS encoding methyltransferase domain-containing protein, protein MTTTFLSSGDLIVDRRAHYAQMLAEAGEFSSAADLMEQALESAPGWAAGWMMAGDFHLKADALGSAIAAWQRAAEHDPAGTLGAQMHLAAHGIGAIEPQVQAAYVEALFDQYAGRFEEALLQKLDYVVPGRLMALLGETMSELGIDGFARGVDLGCGTGLMGERLRHVVSHLTGVDISAAMVAETRDKAIYDGVERAELLDFLGAEGCVADIVTAADVFMYCPALPPIFSLVGKVLRPGGVFAFSVERHDGEDSQWLQASLRFAHNGDAVARALADAGLDVLRVSEETIRRDRGQPVAGLLFVARKPEAEQLGVADIDAGIEAPVELIN, encoded by the coding sequence TTGACAACGACTTTTCTGTCTTCGGGCGACCTCATCGTCGATCGCCGGGCCCACTACGCCCAGATGCTGGCTGAGGCTGGCGAATTTTCATCGGCTGCCGATCTGATGGAGCAGGCGCTGGAGAGCGCGCCTGGTTGGGCAGCCGGCTGGATGATGGCGGGGGACTTTCATCTCAAGGCCGATGCATTGGGCAGTGCGATTGCCGCCTGGCAGCGGGCGGCCGAGCACGATCCCGCAGGTACGCTCGGGGCGCAGATGCATCTGGCGGCGCACGGGATTGGCGCAATTGAGCCGCAGGTGCAGGCGGCATATGTCGAAGCGCTGTTCGACCAGTATGCCGGACGCTTTGAAGAAGCGTTGCTGCAAAAGCTCGACTATGTCGTTCCGGGCCGATTGATGGCGTTGCTCGGAGAAACCATGAGCGAACTCGGCATTGACGGGTTCGCGCGCGGCGTTGATCTGGGTTGTGGCACGGGATTGATGGGCGAGCGGTTGCGCCATGTGGTGTCTCACCTGACCGGCGTGGACATTTCCGCGGCCATGGTGGCAGAGACTCGCGACAAGGCGATCTATGATGGCGTTGAGCGCGCCGAACTGCTCGATTTTCTGGGGGCTGAGGGATGCGTGGCTGATATCGTAACGGCAGCGGACGTTTTCATGTATTGCCCGGCGCTGCCGCCGATCTTTTCATTGGTGGGCAAGGTGTTGCGACCGGGCGGCGTCTTTGCGTTCTCGGTCGAGCGGCATGACGGAGAGGACAGCCAATGGCTGCAGGCGTCGCTGCGTTTTGCGCATAATGGCGATGCCGTCGCGCGGGCTCTGGCCGATGCAGGGCTGGACGTCTTGCGCGTAAGTGAGGAAACGATCCGGCGCGATCGCGGCCAGCCGGTAGCGGGGCTCCTGTTCGTTGCGCGCAAGCCCGAAGCCGAGCAACTGGGCGTTGCCGACATCGATGCGGGCATCGAAGCGCCGGTTGAGTTGATAAACTGA
- a CDS encoding phytanoyl-CoA dioxygenase family protein, with the protein MPGTEDALTPAQIEAFVTDGFVRIDNAFSADLAAQGRAILWRNTGCDPDDPSTWTKPVIRLGGYADAPFREAANTPRLHSAYNQLVGEGRWLAPQGLGTFPVRFPSDQPPGDDGWHIDASYMLPTDDPNDFFSIRANIKSRGRALLMLFLFSDVQEDDAPTRIRVGSHMDMARFLLPFGEDGATMHQMMAGSFAGTEKCPEALATGLAGTVYLCHPFLVHAAQPNRGSRVKFMAQPPLMPAHDFDPALPPSPVQIAIRKACNLTF; encoded by the coding sequence ATGCCTGGAACAGAAGACGCGCTGACCCCAGCGCAGATCGAAGCCTTTGTCACCGACGGTTTCGTCAGAATCGACAATGCCTTTTCCGCAGACCTTGCCGCCCAGGGACGCGCCATTCTCTGGCGCAACACCGGTTGCGACCCCGATGACCCCTCGACCTGGACAAAACCGGTGATCCGCCTCGGCGGCTATGCCGATGCGCCTTTCCGGGAAGCGGCCAACACCCCGCGCCTGCATTCCGCTTACAACCAGTTGGTGGGCGAAGGCCGATGGCTTGCGCCGCAGGGCCTGGGCACCTTCCCCGTCCGCTTCCCCTCGGACCAACCGCCGGGCGACGATGGCTGGCATATCGATGCCAGTTACATGCTGCCCACCGACGATCCCAACGACTTCTTCTCGATCCGGGCCAACATCAAATCGAGGGGCCGCGCCCTTCTGATGCTGTTCCTGTTCTCCGATGTGCAAGAAGACGATGCTCCCACTCGCATCCGCGTGGGCTCGCATATGGATATGGCACGCTTCCTCCTCCCCTTTGGTGAGGATGGCGCGACAATGCACCAGATGATGGCGGGCAGCTTCGCCGGCACGGAAAAATGCCCCGAAGCGCTGGCGACCGGTCTCGCCGGCACCGTCTATCTCTGCCATCCGTTCCTGGTTCACGCAGCGCAACCCAACAGGGGGAGCCGCGTCAAGTTCATGGCCCAGCCGCCACTGATGCCCGCGCATGACTTCGATCCGGCCCTGCCGCCCTCGCCGGTTCAGATCGCCATTCGCAAGGCATGCAACCTGACGTTCTGA